The following coding sequences are from one Canis lupus baileyi chromosome 19, mCanLup2.hap1, whole genome shotgun sequence window:
- the LOC140611374 gene encoding olfactory receptor 7G1-like, which yields MEPRNDTHVSDFLLMRVTENPELQFPLFILFVSMYLVTILGNLLIILAVIYDSHLHTPMYFFLSNLSINDICLSTTTIPKMLVNIQTQNQSITYTGCLAQICFVLIFASLESSLLAVMAYDRYVAICHPLRYTVIMNSHLCGLLILLPLFIIIVDALMHSLMVLHLSFCTELEIPLFFCEVVQVIKIACSDTLINNILIYFATSVFGGIPLCGIIFSYTKIVSSVLRMPSAGTKYKAFSTCGSHLSVVSLFYGTGLGVYISSALTSSSRNTAVVSMMYTVVPQMMNPFIYSLRNRDMKGALRKLISRMPSLL from the coding sequence ATGGAACCCAGAAATGATACACATGTTTCAGATTTCCTTCTCATGAGAGTGACAGAGAATCCAGAACTGCAGTTCCCCCTATTCATTCTGTTCGTGTCCATGTACCTGGTCACCATCCTGGGAAACCTGCTCATCATCCTGGCTGTCATCTATGACTCCCAtctccacacccccatgtacttctttcTCTCCAATCTGTCTATTAATGACATCTGTTTAAGCACAACCACCATCCCAAAGATGCTGGTGAACATCCAAACACAGAATCAAAGCATCACTTACACAGGCTGCCTCGCACAGATCTGCTTTGTCCTGATTTTTGCAAGTTTAGAAAGTAGTCTTCTTGCAGTAATGGcttatgaccgctatgtggccatctgtcaTCCACTGAGGTACACAGTCATCATGAACTCCCACCTCTGTGGCCTCTTGATTCTACTGCCTCTGTTTATTATCATTGTGGATGCCCTGATGCACAGTCTGATGGTGTTGCATCTGTCCTTCTGCACAGAACTTGAAatccctctcttcttctgtgaAGTTGTTCAGGTTATCAAGATTGCATGTTCTGACACCCTCATCAATAACATCCTGATATATTTTGCAACCAGCGTATTTGGTGGTATTCCGCTGTGTGGAATCATTTTCTCCTACACTAAGATAGTGTCTTCTGTTTTGAGAATGCCATCAGCAGGTACGAAGTATAAAGCTTTTTCTACCTGTGGGTCTCACCTGTCAGTTGTGTCTTTGTTCTATGGGACCGGTTTGGGGGTGTACATTAGTTCTGCTCTCACTAGTTCTTCCAGAAACACTGCAGTGGTTTCAATGATGTACACTGTTGTCCCTCAAATGATGAACCCCTTCATCTACAGCCTGAGGAACAGGGACATGAAGGGAGCCTTGAGGAAACTCATAAGTAGAATGCCTTCTCTTCTGTGA